The window AAGCATGTTATAATGCGTAGTTCTTGTTGCCAACATGATCTTTGGTTGTTTCTTCCATATTACTAGTACAAGAACAAGATCATCATATGTTGACTaaccaacaaaacaaacaaagttcAACTTGCGAGCCACCTGCAAATTAGTATATTTTCTTACTAATTTGTTGTGAAAATGACTATTTAACTGCACAATTATTGATGGCTGTCATACACTCACTAGACGTATATATAaagcttttaaaataaaataaaataacaatgttgtataataaaaaacaaaattttctaatCATGCATACGTGTTGAATGCGTATTCGATGCTTGGCAATTGGGAACCTGGTTCGTTAAGATATGATGCGGATCGATTTTCATTTGGATATTATTGAATACATCATGATCATCATCAAGATAAAGAcattaaaagataaaagaaattCCGAAAGATTTCTCATTTTCTCTTTATATCTTATCATAAAATTTTCTCATTATATCTTAATTATCTTAAAATATCCATTATATATCAGAGAAAATACCCCTCTTTATTAAATATTGAAATCAATAAATATATGTGAAGTGCAATAGAAAGAGCATTCAACGCCATTAACATTTTGAAAACATCCAATGCCTAACTTCTACTAGTATATACAAAATGTCATGTTTTTTGGTACAGAAACGGCGAGAGTGGGATGTAAAGAATGGTATTTTTACAGCCAAAAAGATCTAAAATACGCAACGGGACAAAGGACAAACCGAGCTACGGCCACCGGTTATTGGAAAGCCACCGGTAAAGATAGATCAATCCACAGAAATGGTAGTCTTGTGGGCATGAGAAAGACACTTGTATTCTACAAAGGTCGAGCCCCTAAAGGTCGTAAAACTGATTGGGTCATGCATGAGTTTCGTCTCCAAGGAACATTTTTTCACCACCCTCCTAATCCTCTAAAGGTAATTATTACTCTATAGTCTCTATTTATTCATGTTATTGTTTCAAGATCCATATCATAAGATCATGATTATTGATTACTTAAAgcttcaataattttatttgtttggttAATTTATAGCCATTTTGAATAAACAATACATTTTGGAACGTAGTATATGTTTCTTGGATGTAAGTATCAAATTAAGCATGAAGCAAGCCCGTAGGGGATGTCACAATCATATTATCCCATGACTTATGGCAAAAGTTTTGACTTTATCTTTGTTTCACATTCAACTTGAATGTTATCTATCTTTTAAGGGATTTTGCTGACGATTTTACAAAGATTTATTTGTGGCTTACCTAAGATGATCTTTGACTCGGCACAAAAATCTACTCTCTTAaccatattttgaaaaaatattgaattttatgGTCTTATTATTTGTTGGACAAAACAGGAAGAGTGGGTATTGTGTAGAGTTTTTCACAAGAACAACAACGAAGTCGACAGAGACAACAACATGAGAAGCTGCTCAAACCAAACTGTTTCTGTGTCGATGGACTCTTACATCAACTTCGACCATCACCACATCATCAACCAGCAAGTGCCCTGCTTCTCCAATTTGAACCAAACCAACCAATCCGGCTTTGTCTCCAAGAACCCCAACCCGTTGTCCAAACCTTCCTCGGATCAGATGGTTCTCAGGGCTGTGCTAAGCCAACTCACTAAGAGTGGCAAAGAATCACAGAGTTACGGAGAAGGAAGTTCAGAGAGCCAATTAACCGACATTGGCATCCCAAACCACAATGCTTGGAAGTATTGATCactaccaaaaatatataattatgcaAATGAATCTATATTGTTCATAACTGAagacattatttatttacaccTCGTGTAAACTGTTATACAGATATGGATTAGATAATAAcatcatattttaaatttaaacagttcaatatatcttaaaaaaatgaaaaatatatacgtAGTTAAAACTCTGAAGAAGCAAACTCTAAAGAAGCAAAAATTTAAgaagaatataaaattttacacaGAACAACTCATACATTTAattttgctgtttttttttgtcaaaccaatattttataatttaattttcataagtTCAATGTTGCTATTAGTGTTGACCAAGAATTTGATATTGATATATCTATATTTAAATATActaaacaattataaaattcaaattagataattatttaaatacttATTAACTTTATTAATTTGGATATtagaataatgaaaaaaattcaaactggATAATTTAGTCTTGTTCaaagtttaaataattttcaaaataaaatcttatgGTAAGGCATATATCCAAATATCCTCTAATAAGTAAAGTAATATCCACTTGACTTTATTTTGATTGACTTACGACAGAGAGAGAAAACAATAATGAGATTCATCTGAAGACCTGATTGGGTAAAAACTCCGGCTGTTATGTTCTGTCCGTTGATGCTTCGAAAAGATCTTTTTTCAgaaataaatcaatgatttttATGACTCGTTTGGTAAAAAATAATCACCTTTTTTGCCCAAAAAAGCACAACTTGCTATAGCTCCGTCATTATCCTACCCCCACCTACCATTCCTCTCCGTCGTCTTTCTTTCGTCATCCGCCGCTTTTTTTTACCCAATTCGGCATCGATTTTTCCGGCTAAGATCTCCGTCGTGTTCTCGCGAATTGCTGATTCCCACAACGAATTTCAGGTTTATTCATTTTCAATTATTGATTTTTGATTGATCTCGAGCTAGGGTTGGTGATTGAGTTCTGATAATTCGTTGTGTAATGgatgattttaatattattaggAAGTTTTCTCTTTTCGTAAGGCGTAATTCACGAGGTGGTGGTGTTAACTGAGATTGTTTTGTGTGTTAATTTCGTTTTTGCTCACTACATTTCAGCGAGCtcaatgtgtgtgtgtttttttattaCAGGCTTTAGCTTATTGTCGTGGTGATGATCTTGTTTCCATAGCTTCTTCACACACTTTGTCAGAAAGTGTTTGAGAATGGCTCAGGGACAGCATAGAAGTTTTCCTCAGCCAGGACAAATGCAGAGTTCTGCTTCTGTTGTTTCGTCTCAGCCTAATATGGCTAATGGTGTAAACCAAGATGGTATCAAATTGCGGCAGGAGATGCTTAACAGAATGTAAGAattgtttgtttctttgtttgtttgcatATGCTGTTTTGGTGTCGCTCTTGCTTGGTCTACATTACATTAGTGAGTGTTCTAAAAAACGGCTTAGGCACACGTAGGCATCGGCCTAGTCGGCAAATCGTTTttcaaatctgtttttttttgttattgggaTAGTTGAATTCTTATGGATCCATCCCCAGAGGAAACCGAACATGATAATTTTTCATCATCCAGCTCGAGCAAGAATTAACCAAACTAAATTAAtacatacaaaaaatatatatgttatacagaagtatttaatatgtaaaaatataattatccGATTCCAAAGTTCTTGCAATTAAAGATTCTTTATTGCGTTAAGTGCCCGCGATAAAGCACTTATACTCCGCTTAGCTATTTCTCGAACATTGCATTAGTGTATGTGGTTAGTGCATATACCACTTAGACATTAGTAGTTTACTGTTTTTTTTCCAACGTCTGCTTTGCTATGAGGATGAAACACCCATCTAATTACCCAGTCTTGGGGTTTAGTTCGGTAATGCAGCTGAAATaacatcatttttttgttgaaatgaTCTAATGTTTGTTGTGTATATGGAAAATACCCTTATTTACTTGAGTTATTCTTTCCAGCTACGTTTGGTTACAGCAGAGGCAGCCTTCAAAGACTGATGATGCCTCAAAGGCAAAGTTATTTGAGGTTTCAAAACGGTTAGAAAATGCAATGTACAAAACGGCTACCTCAAAGGTACCTCCAGTTTTGATCTTCTCATTTTTACAGTCTGTGTTATATCTCATAGAAGCTTTGGTCATTGTTCTTGAtggtactttttttttgtcacaggaGAATTACTTAGATTTCCAAAATTTTGAGGCTCGCATAAATTCTATTCTGAAACAAATGTTTGGTCCACGCCCTGCTAATCCCTCAAGCTCGGTCGGTATGACTGTTCAGACACCTGAGGTTTCAACTGGATTGCGTCAAAGTTATACAGCCACCCCTATGGTGAATACGAGCACCTTCAACAGTAGTAATAACTTAGCAGATGCAACAAGGGTTATGCCAACTACTCGCATGAATGGAGGTAATGTCAGTAATAGTCCGATGTATGATTCTATTGTATATAGCTGTAAGTTTGTACTGATTGTTTTATATTTGACAGGTTCAATGATTAATGGTCACCAGCAATTATCTGCGGGGTTCTCAGTTAGTTCTAATGACAATGGCCAGATGATTCCTACTCCTGGATTTAACAATACTGATGTATATCAGTCTCATCAAAATGGAGATGGTGGCAATCTTATGGCTGTTGGGAGGCAACATGCTGTTATTTCATATGACGGTATGCATTACAACAGTGATCAACAGATGGGAGGTGGTTTCAGGTCAAATATGCACCAGAATGCGTCTGGGATGATCAATACACCTCAAAGTTCTGGTGTAGGGATGAGTGGGAATAGTTTTCAGCTTGCTAATGGTAACATGAGCTCTGAAGGGGTCATAAGTTCCACTCATTTTTCAAATTCATCCCAGCCTTTGCAGCAGCCTGTTGATCAGTTGCAGCAGGTGTCACATGTTCACAGTAATTATCTCTAATTTTTCCTTTGCTATTTGAATTGTTCAATGCTCTCTTGTTAGTATATGTAACTCAATAGTGGTACGCTAATGGCATTTTTTCTTCATCTGAAGGATACTCAATGAGCAACTCTGATGCTTTTGGGACCGGGAATCTCTATGGATCATCTGGCTCAATGGGAAATGCTGTGGATATGAATCCTATGAGAGTTGATGTTTCCTTTGGTAGTAATCAGTCAAGCTTACACGCAGTGGAGAAGACTCCATTGATGAAACGTCACCTACCTCAACAGTTTGAGAATCGGATTCAAGAAAATTTGGCTCAGGTGAGTCCTCAACCAGTAGAAAATCAATTCAACCAGGCAGCTCATCATGGTCAATACCAGCAACAAGATCACTTGTTGAACAACAATGCTTATCATCAATCTCAGCGAGCTTCAAATTTTGTTAGTCAAGTTAAGCACGAACCTCGCACAGACTACTACAATGAAGCTTCTCAGCTACAGGCTATAAATCAAGTGGATCAACCCAAGTCGCAAAACCAGTACAGTCAGAACACTGTCAAGGATGAGTATGTTGGTGCTCAGAGTGTACAAACTCACCAGACACAGCAGATACCACAATGGAAAGATGTGAAAAACCACTCAGTTGGAGTGCAGCAAGTCTCAAGTATAGGTCAGTGGCGTACATCTTCTCAGATCTTGACACAAACATCAAAAGATTCTAATGGAGAGAGAGTAAGGTTTGCGGTAAACTCATGTCAAAGGTTACCTATGCTGCTTGAAGCTAGTAATGATAGTTTGTCTGTAAGAGAGTCTGCAAACTGCCAAACTGTTGCTCCACATCTCCCCGAAGGAAGCAACACATTGAGTAAACAGCTGAATGAAGATTGTGATTCAAGCTATATAAACCAGAGGCGGTGGCTTCTGTTCCTGCTACATGTTCGCAAATGCAACGCAGCGGAGGATACCTGTGAAAGCAAGTATTGTTTCACTGCCAAAACGCTACTGAAACATATCAACTACTGCAAGGCCCCTGCTTGCTCGTATCAGTATTGTCTTCAAACCCGGAAACTGATTCATCATAATAAGCACTGCGGGAATGAAGCGTGTCCAGTCTGTGTTTATGTCAAAAACTTCAAGgagaaacaaaaagagaagaTTGCCCTCCTCCGACAAGCTGAGCCTTTAGATCATAGACGCAAGGAAACCTTTCAGTCTATGCGTGCTTCTAGTGGAAGAGACTCTGAAGCTCCCTCTATTGTTGATGATCTGCAACCTTCTCCTAAGCGTGTGAAAGTAGAGAAACCTTCTCAATTTGCTTATCCTGACACACACAGCCTCCCACAGAGAAGATCTGTTGGTCTCGGTAAATCTCATTTGTCAATGAGTTTGCAAGAGAAGTATAGTAGTCTACAAAGTGATGCGCCGATGAATGCAGATAGTTCTGATTCCCGTGAGCTGGAGA of the Brassica rapa cultivar Chiifu-401-42 chromosome A03, CAAS_Brap_v3.01, whole genome shotgun sequence genome contains:
- the LOC103859485 gene encoding NAC domain-containing protein 21/22 isoform X1, which gives rise to MINKHYLSKSLDIKQKMEVKEDTKGSISMVEANLPPGFRFHPRDDELVCDYLMKRTVRSLYQPVVLIEVDLNKCEPWDIPQTARVGCKEWYFYSQKDLKYATGQRTNRATATGYWKATGKDRSIHRNGSLVGMRKTLVFYKGRAPKGRKTDWVMHEFRLQGTFFHHPPNPLKEEWVLCRVFHKNNNEVDRDNNMRSCSNQTVSVSMDSYINFDHHHIINQQVPCFSNLNQTNQSGFVSKNPNPLSKPSSDQMVLRAVLSQLTKSGKESQSYGEGSSESQLTDIGIPNHNAWKY
- the LOC103859485 gene encoding NAC domain-containing protein 21/22 isoform X2, which produces MFFGTETARVGCKEWYFYSQKDLKYATGQRTNRATATGYWKATGKDRSIHRNGSLVGMRKTLVFYKGRAPKGRKTDWVMHEFRLQGTFFHHPPNPLKEEWVLCRVFHKNNNEVDRDNNMRSCSNQTVSVSMDSYINFDHHHIINQQVPCFSNLNQTNQSGFVSKNPNPLSKPSSDQMVLRAVLSQLTKSGKESQSYGEGSSESQLTDIGIPNHNAWKY